One Globicephala melas chromosome 6, mGloMel1.2, whole genome shotgun sequence genomic window carries:
- the LOC132597494 gene encoding interferon omega-1-like, with the protein MALLRKNVITEPTPKVPPDARLSQASSSLICPMAFVLSLLTALVVFSYGPGGSLGCDLSQNHVRISRKNFMLLGQMRRISPRFCLKDRKDFGFPQDMVDGSQLPKAQATSVLHEMLQQVFRLFHTERSPAAWDTSLLDKLRTGLHQQLEDLDACLVQAMGDEETALGVTGPTLAVKRYFQGIHLYLKEKKYSDCAWEIVRVEIMRSLSSSTNLQERIRIMHGDLGSP; encoded by the coding sequence ATGGCCTTGCTTAGAAAGAATGTCATCACAGAACCTACCCCCAAGGTTCCCCCGGACGCCCGTCTCAGCCAGGCCAGCAGCAGCCTCATTTGCCCCATGGCCTTCGTGCTCTCTCTACTGACCGCCCTGGTGGTGTTCAGCTACGGCCCTGGTGGATCTCTGGGCTGCGACCTGTCTCAGAACCACGTGCGGATTAGCAGGAAGAACTTCATGCTTCTGGGCCAGATGCGGAGAATCTCCCCTCGCTTCTGTCTGAAGGACAGAAAAGACTTCGGTTTCCCCCAGGACATGGTGGATGGCAGCCAGCTCCCGAAGGCCCAGGCCACCTCTGTCCTCCACGAGATGCTCCAGCAGGTCTTCCGCCTCTTCCACACAGAGCGCTCCCCTGCCGCCTGGGACACCTCCCTCCTGGACAAACTCCGCACTGGACTCCATCAGCAGCTGGAGGACCTGGACGCCTGCTTGGTGCAGGCGATGGGAGATGAAGAAACTGCCCTGGGAGTGACGGGCCCTACACTGGCCGTGAAGAGGTACTTCCAGGGAATCCACCtctacctgaaagagaagaaatacagtGACTGTGCCTGGGAAATTGTCAGAGTGGAAATCATGAGATCCTTGTCTTCATCAACCAACTTGCAAGAAAGGATAAGAATTATGCATGGAGACCTGGGGTCACCTTGA